One Augochlora pura isolate Apur16 chromosome 10, APUR_v2.2.1, whole genome shotgun sequence DNA window includes the following coding sequences:
- the LOC144475933 gene encoding uncharacterized protein LOC144475933 isoform X2, whose protein sequence is MIATTMKNALLVGVLATICLTQTRAYVSFDQVNIGNTSDSGLPKNSVPEQDSGATTENPKLVRVPLIRRYPRTIDGSLATINENNPQRLDRVTVTGEPTTTEATRGVRRGAKRNQKKLKLTQAQGRKKSKKTKRHIGSVDKQQNVDSQNRLSRFGGTVPRNYKDDNYYVQRRAGPQRYDLGLQIPSTTTESSRYYSRVTPVEVIGNTRPSTTSKTPRSPANLNWLTGVEEDTDIDTNSYDYEENDYDTVDAVKPTTAVSITKPTTAASITKPTTAASITKTTPVPTTTHKPKDTGRKSIEFGDCKNVGNSLFYQHNLLLDVTRGTTVETELMASISDGHCVVCIRIKEPTPATASRPMIERPADGNIMLKIEATRDEHIELVAQFYTGDKSTRSSDCL, encoded by the exons ATGATCGCGACGACGATGAAGAACGCGTTACTCGTCGGTGTTCTCGCGACGATTTGTCTGACGCAGACGCGGGCTTACGTGAGTTTCGACCAGGTGAATATCGGCAATACGAGCGACTCTGGACTTCCAAAGAACTCGGTTCCCGAGCAGGACAGTGGAGCGACGACAGAAAACCCGAAGCTGGTTCGCGTGCCGTTAATCCGCCGATACCCTAGAACGATCGACGGGTCCCTGGCCACAATCAACGAAAACAATCCACAAAGACTGGATAGAGTTACTGTGACCGGCGAACCAACGACCACAGAGGCCACTCGGGGGGTTCGTCGAGGTGCAAAGAGAAACCAGAAGAAGTTGAAGCTGACACAGGCCCAGGGTCGGAAGAAGTCGAAGAAGACGAAGCGTCACATCGGCAGCGTGGACAAACAGCAAAACGTCGACAGTCAGAACCGTCTAAGTCGGTTTGGTGGGACGGTGCCTAGAAACTACAAGGATGACAACTACTACGTGCAGAGGAGAGCG GGACCGCAAAGGTACGATCTGGGCTTGCAAATACCCAGCACCACCACGGAAAGCAGCAGATACTACTCGAGAGTGACGCCGGTGGAGGTCATCGGGAATACTAGACCCTCTACGACGTCGAAGACGCCGCGATCGCCTGCTAACTTGAATTGGTTGACCGGGGTCGAAGAAGATACTGACATCGACACTAATTCTTACGACTACGAAGAGAACGACTACGACACCGTTGACGCGGTGAAACCTACTACCGCTGTTAGCATAACGAAACCTACTACCGCTGCTAGCATAACGAAACCTACTACCGCTGCTAGCATAACGAAAACTACTCCTGTTCCTACCACGACGCATAAACCA AAGGACACCGGCAGGAAAAGTATCGAATTCGGCGACTGTAAAAACGTTGGAAACTCGTTATTCTACCAGCACAACCTGTTGTTGGACGTGACGAGGGGAACGACGGTCGAGACGGAGTTGATGGCGTCGATTAGCGACGGGCACTGCGTGGTCTGCATCCGCATCAAGGAACCCACACCGGCAACTGCGAGCCGGCCAATGATAGAAAGGCCCGCGGACGGAAACATCATGCTGAAAATCGAGGCTACGCGGGACGAGCATATCGAGCTCGTCGCGCAATTCTATACGGGTGACAAATCTACGAGATCAAGTGATTGTCTGTGA
- the LOC144475933 gene encoding uncharacterized protein LOC144475933 isoform X1, with protein MIATTMKNALLVGVLATICLTQTRAYVSFDQVNIGNTSDSGLPKNSVPEQDSGATTENPKLVRVPLIRRYPRTIDGSLATINENNPQRLDRVTVTGEPTTTEATRGVRRGAKRNQKKLKLTQAQGRKKSKKTKRHIGSVDKQQNVDSQNRLSRFGGTVPRNYKDDNYYVQRRAVMEKFYARQRAIAQKYQSQTFTTTQGPQRYDLGLQIPSTTTESSRYYSRVTPVEVIGNTRPSTTSKTPRSPANLNWLTGVEEDTDIDTNSYDYEENDYDTVDAVKPTTAVSITKPTTAASITKPTTAASITKTTPVPTTTHKPKDTGRKSIEFGDCKNVGNSLFYQHNLLLDVTRGTTVETELMASISDGHCVVCIRIKEPTPATASRPMIERPADGNIMLKIEATRDEHIELVAQFYTGDKSTRSSDCL; from the exons ATGATCGCGACGACGATGAAGAACGCGTTACTCGTCGGTGTTCTCGCGACGATTTGTCTGACGCAGACGCGGGCTTACGTGAGTTTCGACCAGGTGAATATCGGCAATACGAGCGACTCTGGACTTCCAAAGAACTCGGTTCCCGAGCAGGACAGTGGAGCGACGACAGAAAACCCGAAGCTGGTTCGCGTGCCGTTAATCCGCCGATACCCTAGAACGATCGACGGGTCCCTGGCCACAATCAACGAAAACAATCCACAAAGACTGGATAGAGTTACTGTGACCGGCGAACCAACGACCACAGAGGCCACTCGGGGGGTTCGTCGAGGTGCAAAGAGAAACCAGAAGAAGTTGAAGCTGACACAGGCCCAGGGTCGGAAGAAGTCGAAGAAGACGAAGCGTCACATCGGCAGCGTGGACAAACAGCAAAACGTCGACAGTCAGAACCGTCTAAGTCGGTTTGGTGGGACGGTGCCTAGAAACTACAAGGATGACAACTACTACGTGCAGAGGAGAGCGGTAATGGAGAAATTTTACGCTCGACAGCGTGCGATTGCTCAGAAGTACCAAAGTCAAACTTTCACTACCACCCAGGGACCGCAAAGGTACGATCTGGGCTTGCAAATACCCAGCACCACCACGGAAAGCAGCAGATACTACTCGAGAGTGACGCCGGTGGAGGTCATCGGGAATACTAGACCCTCTACGACGTCGAAGACGCCGCGATCGCCTGCTAACTTGAATTGGTTGACCGGGGTCGAAGAAGATACTGACATCGACACTAATTCTTACGACTACGAAGAGAACGACTACGACACCGTTGACGCGGTGAAACCTACTACCGCTGTTAGCATAACGAAACCTACTACCGCTGCTAGCATAACGAAACCTACTACCGCTGCTAGCATAACGAAAACTACTCCTGTTCCTACCACGACGCATAAACCA AAGGACACCGGCAGGAAAAGTATCGAATTCGGCGACTGTAAAAACGTTGGAAACTCGTTATTCTACCAGCACAACCTGTTGTTGGACGTGACGAGGGGAACGACGGTCGAGACGGAGTTGATGGCGTCGATTAGCGACGGGCACTGCGTGGTCTGCATCCGCATCAAGGAACCCACACCGGCAACTGCGAGCCGGCCAATGATAGAAAGGCCCGCGGACGGAAACATCATGCTGAAAATCGAGGCTACGCGGGACGAGCATATCGAGCTCGTCGCGCAATTCTATACGGGTGACAAATCTACGAGATCAAGTGATTGTCTGTGA
- the LOC144475934 gene encoding uncharacterized protein LOC144475934: MQLPILFAMVALAAGHPGLLKVPKVYNAVITSNQNLSPSRAFPVIQPVIHRTAIGYVPPIYYPQAAPEIPGLGLVHLSRNEPQPSNRAEVQAEAVADVPVDALVNAPVDAPQDTPVNVPADVPVDDPKVPQPKKDKSSEENSQPKPGPRNRHEEQPLSFYPNYQSLYYDPYFYTYSGINPHLTPGTYYVDYQPYGTLDPIPASTPKNGDPGQLLPGFHEERKDSSMADKPKVPDVPPPPLPTATPKDS, from the coding sequence ATGCAGCTGCCGATTTTGTTTGCAATGGTGGCTCTAGCAGCGGGTCATCCGGGTCTGCTCAAGGTACCGAAGGTGTACAACGCCGTGATCACAAGCAACCAGAATCTGTCGCCTTCCCGAGCGTTCCCGGTGATCCAGCCGGTGATCCACCGAACGGCGATCGGCTACGTCCCGCCGATCTACTACCCGCAAGCGGCGCCGGAAATTCCCGGTCTAGGGCTTGTACATCTTTCACGAAACGAACCACAGCCGAGCAATCGGGCCGAGGTGCAAGCGGAGGCTGTTGCGGATGTACCAGTGGATGCACTAGTAAATGCACCAGTAGATGCACCACAGGATACACCAGTGAATGTACCAGCGGACGTACCAGTAGATGATCCGAAGGTTCCTCAGCCGAAAAAGGATAAGTCTTCCGAGGAGAACAGCCAGCCGAAGCCTGGCCCAAGGAACAGGCACGAGGAGCAGCCTCTGAGTTTTTATCCGAACTACCAATCGCTCTACTACGACCCCTATTTCTACACGTACAGTGGCATCAATCCACACTTAACTCCCGGCACCTACTACGTGGATTATCAACCTTACGGCACCTTGGACCCGATCCCTGCGTCTACGCCCAAGAACGGCGACCCGGGACAACTGCTACCAGGCTTCcacgaagaaagaaaggacTCTTCCATGGCTGACAAGCCGAAAGTACCCGACGTGCCACCGCCTCCGCTGCCTACAGCTACACCGAAAGATTCTTGA
- the LOC144476131 gene encoding histone H2A-like, protein MSGRGKGGKIKGKAKSRSNRAGLQFPVGRIHRLLRKGNYAERVGAGAPVYLAAVMEYLAAEVLELAGNAARDNKKTRIIPRHLQLAIRNDEELNKLLSGVTIAQGGVLPNIQAVLLPKKTEKKA, encoded by the coding sequence ATGTCCGGACGCGGCAAAGGCGGCAAAATCAAGGGAAAAGCGAAGTCTCGCTCGAACAGAGCTGGTCTTCAATTCCCGGTTGGCCGTATTCATCGTCTCCTTCGCAAAGGCAACTACGCAGAACGTGTGGGTGCTGGTGCTCCCGTTTATTTGGCAGCTGTGATGGAGTATCTTGCCGCTGAAGTGTTGGAATTGGCGGGTAATGCTGCTCGTGACAATAAGAAGACCAGAATCATTCCTCGACATTTGCAACTGGCCATCAGGAATGACGAGGAGTTGAACAAGCTTCTTTCTGGAGTTACCATCGCTCAGGGTGGTGTACTGCCTAACATTCAGGCTGTTCTCCTGCCCAAGAAGACCGAGAAGAAGGCTTAA
- the LOC144475950 gene encoding histone H1-I, translated as MEDKTNSGSAAVSENPSSGSSPAKKAAKSKTKAQRSKSSHPPTSEMVNAAIKELKDRKGSSLQAIKKYIASTYKVDGEKLAPFIKRYLKTAVTSGAVVQTKGKGASGSFKLSAPKGSAETKSKPKRVAKKSEVADKKPAEKKPASPKKPAAKKPAAKKPAAVKKAPAPKKVKTPAAKKTDTAAKQKAVAQAKSLSKAKKAIKSPAAKMKTPKPKTAKSPKAKAAAKK; from the coding sequence ATGGAGGACAAGACTAACTCTGGAAGCGCTGCAGTTTCTGAGAATCCGTCGTCGGGCTCCAGTCCTGCCAAAAAGGCGGCAAAATCGAAGACGAAAGCTCAGCGTTCGAAGTCTTCTCATCCTCCAACATCCGAGATGGTGAACGCTGCTATCAAAGAGCTCAAGGATCGCAAAGGATCGTCCCTGCAAGCCATCAAGAAGTACATCGCGTCGACATACAAGGTCGACGGTGAGAAGCTGGCGCCATTTATCAAGAGGTATTTGAAGACAGCTGTCACTTCTGGTGCTGTTGTACAGACCAAGGGAAAGGGTGCGTCTGGCTCGTTCAAGTTGTCCGCTCCAAAAGGCAGCGCTGAAACCAAGAGCAAACCTAAACGCGTCGCCAAGAAATCTGAAGTTGCTGACAAGAAACCTGCTGAGAAAAAACCAGCTAGCCCGAAAAAGCCAGCTGCCAAGAAACCAGCTGCGAAGAAACCCGCTGCTGTCAAGAAGGCTCCAGCACCCAAGAAGGTGAAGACTCCTGCTGCGAAGAAGACCGACACTGCCGCGAAACAAAAGGCTGTCGCTCAGGCCAAAAGCCTCTCAAAAGCCAAGAAAGCCATCAAATCCCCAGCGGCCAAGATGAAGACACCCAAGCCCAAGACTGCTAAATCACCAAAAGCTAAGGCTGCCGCGAAGAAGTAA